A single region of the Pieris rapae chromosome 21, ilPieRapa1.1, whole genome shotgun sequence genome encodes:
- the LOC110993762 gene encoding 60S ribosomal protein L34 has translation MVQRLTFRRRLSYNTKSNQRRIVRTPGGRLVYQYVKKPKKIPRCGQCKSKLRGIQPARPAERSRLCYRKKTVKRVYGGVLCHKCVKQRIVRAFLIEEQKIVKVLKAQQATARVGKKPAK, from the exons ATGGTACAGCGTCTAACATTTAGACGACGATTGTCGTACAATACCAAATCTAACCAGAGGAGaat agTTCGGACACCTGGTGGACGCCTTGTATATCAGTATGTCAAGAAGCCCAAGAAGATCCCAAGATGTGGTCAGTGCAAAAGCAAACTCAGAGGTATTCAACCTGCCCGCCCAGCTGAGCGTTCCAGACTTTGCTACCGCAAAAAAACAGTCAAGCGTGTGTACGGTGGAGTACTCTGTCACAAATGTGTAAAGCAACGCATTGTCCGAGCATTCCTCATTGAAGAACAGAAGATTGTTAAGGTTCTTAAAGCACAGCAAGCCACAGCTAGAGTTGGGAAAAAGCCTGCGAAATGA
- the LOC110993736 gene encoding uncharacterized protein LOC110993736, which yields YSHHRKRVQNLIHSCLQFNNLVKTGTIFSKNLYSHLKHIKTRASIVWLAITINAVFYGLLPLAMPGRHLPEDNQVIYGLEPMFESPNFEIAYVVMGICVYICALFLANVTALNLVILGYVEAQMITLSIELQNLWKNAECFCETHASSYIKDEVMKNHIKNRFTNECLKDIVLFHIHNVSIIKEFEDVFRVTKAIELMCIIFSIVTELLGGIENTYLQMTCTFVLIFIESLAGQKLMDASCMFEKAVYDCNWENFDKSNMKIVAIILPSAQKTLNITAGGMTVLNFTCFLSVIKFSYSVYNTLRLKV from the exons tattctcATCACAGGAAAAGAGTGCAAAATCTGATCCATAGCTGTCTTCAATTCAACAATCTGGTAAAGACTGGAACAATATTTTCGAAAAACCTATACAGTCATTTGAAGCACATAAAAACACGTGCTTCGATTGTGTGGCTAGCTATCACCATAAACGCAGTTTTTTATGGATTGCTGCCATTAGCCATGCCAGGACGGCATCTACCAGAGGACAATCAAGTAATATATG gTCTGGAGCCAATGTTTGAATCGCCGAATTTCGAAATTGCTTACGTCGTGATGGGCATATGCGTTTATATCTGCGCCCTTTTCCTGGCTAATGTGACAGCACTTAATTTGGTTATACTTGGATATGTCGAAGCACAAATGATAACCCTCAGTATTGAGCTTCAAAACTTATGGAAGAACGCCGAATGCTTTTGCGAAACTCATGCATCATCGTACATTAAAGACGAAGTCATGAAGAACCACATTAAGAACAGATTTACAAACGAATGTTTGAAAGATATAGTTCTATTTCATATTCATAACGTTAGTATTATTAAAGAGTTTGAAGATGTATTTCGTGTTACAAAAGCCATAGAATTAATGtgcattatattttcaattgtaaCCGAATTGTTAGGAGGCATCGAAAACACATATCTACAAATGACATGTACGTTTGTGTTGATATTTATAGAAAGTCTAGCTGGACAAAAATTGATGGATGCATCATGTATGTTCGAAAAAGCCGTTTATGATTGTAATTGGGAAAATTTcgataaaagtaatatgaaaattgtgGCAATAATTTTGCCGAGCGCTCAAAAGACTTTAAATATAACGGCTGGCGGTATGACGGTACTGAATTTTACTTGTTTTCTttctgttataaaatttagttactCGGTATATAATACTCTACGATTGAaggtttaa